A segment of the Nostoc sp. TCL26-01 genome:
TTGAACTACTATATTGGGTGCTAGCTGTTTGGCTAATTGCTGATTTCGCAAAATTAGATCATAAGTAGAAATCAAGCAAGCATTGAGTCCAGCATAATTTCTGACAGGGGACAGCCCTTCAGCGAGTACAGGCCATTGGAGCATTTGCGCAAGTTGGGCGATCGCTCTACAATATGCTTCAGGTTGTTGTGGTTGGGCAACACCAGCGATAATAATACCGCGATCGGATTTTTGCCATTCTTTGATAACTGGAAGTAGGGAGTAGGAAATCGGGATTTGGCTATTATCTACCACTCCAGCGAAAAATTCTTCTATGTTGATTTTTGGTAGAGACTCTGCATTTAATGTCGGAATAGGTGCAAGAGGGTCACGAAAAGGGATATTGAGATGAACAGGCCCTGGTGTTGGTATTTGTGTTCTTTCCCAACTATGAATTACTGTTTGTCGCAGATAAGCTAACATTTCCATATCTGGGCAAGGTAAAGCTAACTCTGCTTGCCAGTTTGGGTAACTACCATAGAGTTTTATCTGGTCTATGGTTTGTCCAGAGTGACAGTTACGTAATTCTGCTGGTCTATCTGTGGTTAATATTAACAGTGGCACACGACTTTCTTTCGCTTCAATCACCGCCGGATAAAAGTTTGCCCCCGCAGTTCCCGATGTACAGACAATTACTGTCGGACGACCAGTGGCTTTAGCTACTCCCAAAGCAAAAAAAGCGGCGGAACGTTCATCAAGAATGGAAATCACTTCAATATCTGATGCTTGTGCGGCAAATGCAATTGCTAAAGGTGTAGAACGGGAACCAGGACAAATGACTGCACAGGTTAATCCTAAACGCTTGAGTGTTTCAGTCAAGATATAAGCCCAAAGTTGATTAATATTTTGTTCAGCAAACTGCATCACATCAGACATAGCAGCAAATGAATTAGCGATTTTATATGGCGAAATTCAATTTATCAGTTATTTGAGAATGTTTTAACTTTTACAGCAGAAGTCCCACATCTCATACCATTTCACGTTAATCATGATAGACATAAATTATGTAGAGACATTGCAATTCTATGTAGAGACCTTGCAATCCTATGTAAAGACCTTGCAATCCTATGTAGAGACGTTGCAATCCTATGTAAAGACCTTGCAATACTATTTAGAGACGTTGCAATGCAACTTCTCTACCCAAATTTCTCACGAAATTTATGAAACCGAAACCCAGAGGCTGTAGGGGCGGGTTCATGAGATATTCGTGGATGATTGAAGCATATTTGTGAACCCGCCCCTACCGTTTTGTGAGAAATGCAGGTCTACTGTTGATGCGTAAATTCAATTCATTTTGGCAAATATTGTTGTGCTTGCATATTCCACAAAGCAGTATATTCGCCTCCAAGCTGTAACAGTTCTTGATGAGTGCCATCCTCAATTAAACGACCGGCTTTGAGGACTAATATCCGGTCAACCATTTGCACAGAAGCTAACCTATGAGTAATCAGGATGGTAGTTTTGCCCTCAGCTAGCAGCATAAAGCGGCGATAGAGATCACACTCACTGCGCGGGTCTAATGCCGCAGTTGGTTCATCTAGAAGTAGTAATTGAGCGTCTTGGCGGACAAAAGCACGGGCTAAAGCTAATTTTTGCCACTGACCACCGGAGAGTTCTGTACCGCCAAACTGCTTACCTAATGGTGTATCCTCTTTTGTCGGGAAATGATCGACTAGTTGGGCAATATCGGCTTTTTCCACAGCGCATCTGAGAATATCTCGATGTTCTAGAGCAGCAAGGTTGCCTAAAGCAATATTTTCTCCTAGTGTAAGTGCATAGTGACCAAAGTCTTGGAAAACTCCAGCAATTTGCTGTCGCCACTGTTCTAAATTGACATTTCTCAAATCTATGCCATCGACAAGAATGCTGCCTGTCGTGGGATCGTAGAGTCTGGTTAATAGTTTAACAAGAGTAGTTTTACCTGCACCATTTTCTCCGACTATGGCGACTGTTTGCCCAGGGTAAAGGGTAAAAGAAATGTCCTTGAGGGCTAATCGACCATCTGGATAGTAAAAGTCAACTTCTCTAAAAGCAATACCTGAACGAATGGGAGTTGGTATTTTCTCTCCAGGGATGCTGAGTGGCATCGGCATGGGGCTATCGAGAAAATGGAAAAACTGCTGCATATAGAGGACATTCTCAAATAGATCCAGCCAATTAGCAATTAATCTTTCTAGATTATTCTGGAAGTAAGTTAATGACTGTACAAAAAGAAGTACACTTCCTGGGCTGAACTCTCTGCGGAAAGCCTTCTGTACCACCCAATAGAAAGCAAAACCATTACCTAACGTACTGAGAACAGCTAGACTAGATGACCAAAATGCTTGCTGATCTCGCAGATGACGCATAGATTGATGTAAAGACGCAAATGCTTGCAGGTAGCGATCGATAAAAAATGCACCGAGTTTAAACAACCTGATTTCTTTAGCATAGGTGTCAGTGAGCATCACCCCAGCATAATATTCCATTCTGCGAGCTTGAGGACTGTGTTCAAATAAAGTCAGCCAAATAGTTCTGCCATATTGAGAAGAAACTACTATCTGGGGTATGCTGGCGATCGCCATCACTATGGGTATCCAAAAAGCTAGAGGAATTAGTAGCCCAACCATGACTATCAATGTCACCAAAGATCGGGCTAATTCCACCAAATTCCCCAGTAAATTCAATGGCTTATAGCTGACTTGTTGTTGCAGCAGTTGTAGCTCATCATAAAACTGAGCATCTTCAAAACGGCTCAGGTCGGAAAAAGTATCAGCTTTCCGCATTAATAATAAGCTAATGTGAGCCGTTAACTTGTCATTGAGATTTCCCTGAAGGGCAAATATCCACGGATACAAAAGTGTTTCTAGTAATAAAGCTCCCACCCATCCTGCTACTAGAGGCCACAGAATTGAGTAGCTTAATTCTCTACCAGATGTCAAAGTGGTAGCTACAGTATCTACTACTAGCTTGGTAATCCACACGCTGATGGCGGGGAGAAATCCCTGCAATAAAGTCACAGCAATCAGCAAGCATATTTCCTTGGGTGCTGCTTGCCATAACAAAGGTAAAGAACGAAATAAAGCTCTAGTGTAATCTGTAAACCAAACTCTGAAATCACTCATTCATTAAATTTGATTTTTGATATTAATTCTTGACTCTGTTATCTATTAATTTAGTACTTGTGAGCAGTTTTGATCTCCACGTCTTTGGGCTGAATATATTCATAGTATTTAAATCCCTGCTCTCGGAATATTTACTTATCTCAAAACTAACTAGAGTCAACAATAGCCTGATAACTCCAGGATCATGAGATAATTACTATAGTCTTCTAAAGAATCTACTAAACTTAATCGTAGTATTACTACTTGACTAAAGTAGTAATTATTAAGGAATAAAATCTATATCTTGTCAACCTGGTGTTTTTGGTGAATATAGACAGATGATAAAAACGTTTTGATCGCTAAGTTAGTAAATCATACGGTTTAATCTCCCAACTTTGCTTGTTAATTCTCTCAGTTGCAAGCCGTGCCAGCTTTTCTGCAACTTTCCTAAAGGTTCCTTTGGTTGCGTAATCGGGAGAAGGTTCAATTTGTGCGTGAGATGGATTATCTTCTGTTGGCCTTGGATAGACATCAATTTTGTAATCAAAAATTGGATTGCCTTTTGGATCATTTTGAGAAACATTTATGCTCCGAATTTCCCCAGCAATCAGGCTGACGACACCATCATTTGGATTTTTCTGTGTGTGCTTCGGGTCATTATTACAAAGTTTTGCCCTATCTACAGAAGGAGCTTGATTTTTATCAGTAAAGGACTGTGAACTGAGTTCTAATCCAGATTCTCCAATACGATAATATTTGTCTAGTCCATGAAAAACACACCGATATAATATCTCATCATCTGCAACTACGTCGCTCACTGCCAACCTCTATAACACTAACCACTTCCAGAGATCAGCAAGTTCGGCGGGCGATGTTACCAAACCTTCTTCCATTTCGTTGTCAATATCTGTACCCCAAACTTTGATGTATTCTGCGGTATTTCCTAGAATATAGACAGTTAACTTATGATTCTGATGCCACCACTCAAAAACTATTTCTGAATCAACGCCCAAATTTATCAATGGCTCACACCACCACATCCTGTGAGACGCAACAACAGTACGTAGTTGATTTAACCATTCTATTGTGTACTGATAAGTTTTATTATCTGCTCCTAATTCAGCAATTCTTCTATAAGTTTTATGAATTGGTGAATAGCTATAAGGCGAAGATT
Coding sequences within it:
- a CDS encoding ABC transporter ATP-binding protein — translated: MSDFRVWFTDYTRALFRSLPLLWQAAPKEICLLIAVTLLQGFLPAISVWITKLVVDTVATTLTSGRELSYSILWPLVAGWVGALLLETLLYPWIFALQGNLNDKLTAHISLLLMRKADTFSDLSRFEDAQFYDELQLLQQQVSYKPLNLLGNLVELARSLVTLIVMVGLLIPLAFWIPIVMAIASIPQIVVSSQYGRTIWLTLFEHSPQARRMEYYAGVMLTDTYAKEIRLFKLGAFFIDRYLQAFASLHQSMRHLRDQQAFWSSSLAVLSTLGNGFAFYWVVQKAFRREFSPGSVLLFVQSLTYFQNNLERLIANWLDLFENVLYMQQFFHFLDSPMPMPLSIPGEKIPTPIRSGIAFREVDFYYPDGRLALKDISFTLYPGQTVAIVGENGAGKTTLVKLLTRLYDPTTGSILVDGIDLRNVNLEQWRQQIAGVFQDFGHYALTLGENIALGNLAALEHRDILRCAVEKADIAQLVDHFPTKEDTPLGKQFGGTELSGGQWQKLALARAFVRQDAQLLLLDEPTAALDPRSECDLYRRFMLLAEGKTTILITHRLASVQMVDRILVLKAGRLIEDGTHQELLQLGGEYTALWNMQAQQYLPK
- the menD gene encoding 2-succinyl-5-enolpyruvyl-6-hydroxy-3-cyclohexene-1-carboxylic-acid synthase: MQFAEQNINQLWAYILTETLKRLGLTCAVICPGSRSTPLAIAFAAQASDIEVISILDERSAAFFALGVAKATGRPTVIVCTSGTAGANFYPAVIEAKESRVPLLILTTDRPAELRNCHSGQTIDQIKLYGSYPNWQAELALPCPDMEMLAYLRQTVIHSWERTQIPTPGPVHLNIPFRDPLAPIPTLNAESLPKINIEEFFAGVVDNSQIPISYSLLPVIKEWQKSDRGIIIAGVAQPQQPEAYCRAIAQLAQMLQWPVLAEGLSPVRNYAGLNACLISTYDLILRNQQLAKQLAPNIVVQVGDMPTSKELRTWIDTNQPRRWIIDPSDQNLDPLHGRTTHLRMRVEEMERESQGEISPSQSEYLQMWCLAETQVRANVDATLANIEDLVESKTAWLISQILPPETPLFIANSMPVRDVEYFWKPNNLRVRSHFNRGANGIDGTLSTALGIAHRQQSSVMLTGDLALLHDTNGFLIRNKFVGHLTIILINNNGGGIFEMLPIAKFDPPFEEFFATPQDINFAQLCATYNVQHELITSWQQLQARLNPLPTQGIRVLELPTNRKTDAKWRQDNLGKFGKIASL